The Elaeis guineensis isolate ETL-2024a chromosome 13, EG11, whole genome shotgun sequence genome includes a region encoding these proteins:
- the LOC105036597 gene encoding LOW QUALITY PROTEIN: protein root UVB sensitive 4 (The sequence of the model RefSeq protein was modified relative to this genomic sequence to represent the inferred CDS: inserted 1 base in 1 codon): protein MQSAFHLNVHSHLHQSPWHHRKTPGFRSSIDQSNSVTPNLSLPPKNPIFSKPSKFSSRFKLGEIEGCEGRSLLPLPIVVHRSGKSSRYLWEGAHLQLVGFDREPADGFRSGDGFQRLFQMLGEAIRNLFVPRQVQDNYMGYLKWKLVHRVSSSALQVLATQAMFRAIGIGSSHSLPSAAALNWVLKDGLGRLSRCIYTASVGSAFDTNLKRVRFSTSALFILSIGIELLTPAFPQYFLLLATVANIAKSVSLAAHLATGSAIHRSFAITDNLGEVAAKSQIQTVCFDNLGLLFAALLNILCKINQRFQGGLPLVYPIFAAVYLFAMFQGLKFVHLQTLTKDRLEIIINMWLCSGVVPSPAEVSSKESMDILMNKGSKPWPIRIGCLDPKDSSSMVSILTIPSLSHEDLYFICMETSQKGLMRKQLGILLALLETAASSDVIIGLLQACLIRRTLLARSSSXCNSSSTEDSMLAEWFKVVEDSKLHAIRESTHLIEELQRAGWVVKNILLNSQEQIRYSLVREDAYTRIH from the exons ATGCAATCCGCCTTCCACCTCAACGTCCACTCTCATCTCCACCAATCCCCATGGCACCATCGCAAAACCCCAGGATTTCGCTCCTCCATCGATCAATCCAACTCCGTGACGCCAAATCTCTCCTTGCCTCCCAAAAATCCAATCTTTTCCAAACCTTCGAAGTTTTCTAGCCGCTTCAAGCTCGGAGAGATCGAGGGATGCGAAGGCCGGAGTCTGCTTCCTCTCCCCATCGTCGTTCATAGGTCCGGCAAGTCCTCTCGGTACCTCTGGGAGGGCGCCCACCTCCAGTTGGTAGGTTTCGATCGAGAACCGGCCGATGGATTCAGGTCCGGCGATGGATTCCAGCGGCTGTTCCAGATGTTGGGCGAGGCCATCAGGAATTTGTTCGTTCCGCGGCAAGTTCAGGACAATTACATGGGCTATTTGAAGTGGAAGCTAGTGCATCGTGTATCGAGCTCTGCTCTCCAAGTTCTTGCCACACAG GCAATGTTTCGGGCAATAGGAATTGGTTCCTCCCATTCCCTTCCCTCTGCAGCTGCATTAAATTGGGTATTGAAAGATGGTCTTGGTCGGCTTAGCAGGTGTATATACACAGCTAGTGTTGGCTCTGCATTTGATACGAATTTAAAG AGAGTTAGGTTCTCCACATCTGCTTTATTTATCTTGAGCATTGGAATTGAGTTGTTGACACCTGCCTTCCCTCAGTATTTCTTGCTTCTTGCTACAGTTGCCAACATTGCTAAGTCTGTCAGTCTTGCAGCCCACCTAGCAACTGGT TCTGCCATTCATCGGAGCTTTGCAATAACTGATAATCTCGGTGAAGTTGCTGCAAAGTCCCAG ATTCAAACTGTTTGTTTTGACAACCTGGGTCTTTTGTTTGCTGCACTGCTGAATATATTATGCAAGATTAACCAAAG ATTTCAAGGAGGTCTACCACTTGTTTATCCTATTTTCGCAGCAGTTTACTTGTTTGCTATGTTTCAAGGACTTAAGTTTGTACACCTACAAACACTAACCAAG GATAGGTTAGAGATAATAATAAACATGTGGCTATGTTCAGGAGTTGTCCCATCTCCTGCAGAGGTTAGCAGCAAGGAAAGCATGGATATCTTAATGAATAAAG GAAGCAAGCCATGGCCAATCAGAATAGGATGCCTTGATCCAAAGGATTCGTCATCCATGGTGTCAATTTTGACCATACCATCTTTGAGTCATGAAGATCTTTACTTTATTTGCATGGAGACATCTCAGAAGGGTTTAATGAGAAAACAA CTGGGGATCCTCCTCGCTTTACTGGAAACGGCAGCTTCCTCAGATGTCATTATAGGCCTGCTACAG GCATGCCTCATCCGCAGGACATTGCTAGCGAGAAGCAGCT ATTGTAATAGTAGCAGCACTGAAGACTCAATGCTAGCAGAGTGGTTTAAAGTTGTAGAAGATAGCAAGTTGCATGCCATTAGAGAGAGTACTCACTTGATAGAAGAACTTCAAAGAGCTGGTTGGGTTGTGAAGAACATTTTGTTGAATTCCCAAGAGCAGATACGATATAGCTTGGTAAGAGAGGATGCATATACAAGAATACACTGA
- the LOC105056039 gene encoding LOW QUALITY PROTEIN: heavy metal-associated isoprenylated plant protein 8-like (The sequence of the model RefSeq protein was modified relative to this genomic sequence to represent the inferred CDS: inserted 1 base in 1 codon; deleted 2 bases in 1 codon), whose protein sequence is MGEEQKEEETKEQEEKKEEGTEEKKEEKEEEPPEIVLKVDMHCEGCARKVERSLRRFEGVEEVKTDSKSRTVVVKGKGTDPIKVCERIQKKTGRKVELISPLPTPPEEEKKEEPPQEEKKEEPKAITVILKVRMHCGACAQVLQKRIKKMDGVESVVTDLPNDQVIVKGIIDPIKLVENVYRRTKKQASIVQDEEKRMKRKKEENKEEKAKEKQEEEENREDDNKIDAKKYEYWPFRYQLXYAYPPQIFSDENPNACILM, encoded by the exons ATGGGTGAA GAGCAAAAGGAAGAGGAAACAAAAGagcaagaagaaaagaaggaagagggaactgaggagaagaaagaggagaaggaagaagagccaCCAGAGATAGTGCTCAAAGTGGACATGCACTGTGAGGGCTGTGCAAGAAAAGTTGAACGATCTCTGAGACGATTTGAAG GTGTTGAAGAAGTAAAGACAGATAGCAAGTCCAGGACAGTGGTGGTGAAAGGAAAAGGAACAGATCCAATTAAGGTATGTGAGAGAATTCAGAAGAAGACTGGAAGGAAGGTTGAACTAATCTCTCCCCTTCCTACACCTCctgaggaggagaagaaagaggaacccccacaagaagaaaagaaggaagag CCAAAGGCAATCACAGTCATATTGAAAGTTCGAATGCATTGTGGTGCATGCGCTCAAGTTTTGCAAAAACGGATAAAGAAGATGGATG GCGTAGAGTCGGTAGTTACAGACCTACCGAATGATCAAGTCATTGTTAAAGGCATCATAGACCCAATAAAATTGGTGGAGAATGTGTATAGACGAACCAAAAAGCAAGCTTCAATAGTGCAAGATGAGGAAAAAAggatgaagagaaaaaaagaagagaacaaggaAGAGAAAGCGAAG GAaaagcaagaagaggaagaaaatagaGAAGATGATAACAAGATTGATGCTAAGAAATATGAATATTGGCCTTTTAGATACCAGT GGTATGCATACCCACCTCAAATTTTCAGTGATGAGAATCCAAATGCTTGCATTCTTATGTAA
- the LOC105056038 gene encoding zinc transporter 2 yields MAKSLVHFLLSLLHLLLLLSATSVSAHGGDHDSDGDADADSGDGDSPNLRAKSLILVKVWCLILIFVGTFIGGVSPYFFKWNEGFLSLGTQFAGGVFLGTALMHFLSDANETFEDLTDKEYPFAFMLASAGYVITMLADCVIAMVVARGRSVRDVEGGATDGYGGKFQENKASINGGGSQLQPEVEGTSNNQSLASMLRDAGTLGDSILLIVALCFHSVFEGIAIGVAENKADAWKALWTISLHKIFAAIAMGIALLRMMPNRPLLSCVAYAFAFAISSPIGVAIGIIIDATTQGRVADWTFAISMGLACGIFIYVSINHLFAKGYKPQRPLAVDTPMYRWFSVVLGVGVIAVVMIWDT; encoded by the exons ATGGCCAAATCCCTCGTCCActtcctcctctccctcctccacctcctcctcctcctctccgccACCTCCGTCTCCGCCCACGGCGGCGATCACGACTCCGACGGCGACGCCGACGCCGACTCCGGCGATGGGGACTCGCCTAATCTTCGTGCCAAATCTCTCATCCTCGTGAAAGTTTGGTGCTTGATACTGATCTTCGTCGGGACCTTCATTGGAGGCGTATCCCCTTACTTCTTTAAGTGGAATGAGGGGTTTCTTTCGCTCGGGACCCAGTTCGCCGGGGGAGTGTTCTTGGGGACGGCTCTTATGCATTTCCTCAGCGATGCCAACGAGACTTTCGAGGATCTTACGGACAAGGAATACCCTTTTGCTTTTATGCTCGCCAGCGCCGGGTATGTGATCACGATGCTCGCAGACTGTGTGATTGCGATGGTGGTGGCGAGGGGGAGGAGCGTCCGAGATGTGGAAGGAGGAGCAACGGATGGATATGGAG GGAAATTTCAAGAGAATAAAGCCAGCATCAATGGTGGAGGATCACAATTACAACCAGAG GTTGAGGGCACTAGCAACAATCAATCTCTAGCATCTATGCTTCGTGATGCCGGTACACTTGGAGATAGCATATTGTTGATTGTGGCCTTGTGTTTCCATTCTGTGTTTGAAGGCATTGCAATTGGAGTTGCAG AGAACAAAGCTGATGCATGGAAAGCACTGTGGACTATCAGCCTGCACAAAATATTCGCAGCCATCGCCATGGGGATTGCACTCCTACGAATGATGCCAAACCGTCCTCTCCTCTCCTGTGTGGCATACGCATTTGCTTTTGCTATCTCAAGCCCCATTGGAGTAGCCATCGGAATAATAATAGATGCAACAACACAGGGTCGGGTGGCTGACTGGACATTTGCCATCTCGATGGGTCTTGCTTGTGGGATCTTCATATATGTTTCCATAAACCATCTTTTCGCTAAAGGTTACAAGCCACAGCGACCCCTTGCAGTTGACACACCCATGTATAGATGGTTCTCTGTTGTATTGGGGGTTGGGGTGATTGCAGTTGTGATGATATGGGATACATGA